The DNA window AAACCATTAAAAAAGAATGGAAAAAATGAAGACGAAAGAAAATCAGCATCGTTTAACGATCGATGCCATCAACAAAGCCAAGGAAAATATTGCCGGTGTTGTAGTCACCACACCGCTGCAGGAAAACTTCCGGCTTTCCAGAAACCTGAAAGCAAAAATCCTTTTGAAAAGAGAAGACCTGCAGCCGGTACGTTCTTACAAGCTGAGGGGTGCGTACCACAAGATTAAAACTCTTTTCGACCAGGGGAAAACGGATGGCGGAGTCGTGTGCGCCAGTGCCGGCAATCATGCGCAGGGTGTAGCGTTAGCCTGCTATGAGCTGAAGATCAGTGGTGTCATTTTCATGCCGGTAACCACTCCCAAGCAAAAACTGGAGCAGGTCAAAATGTTCGGGGGCGAATACGTTAGCTTACAGCTGACAGGGGATACGTTTGACGAATCCAAACAGGCAGCAATAGAGTACAGCAGGCAAAATGACACCATGTTTATCCATCCCTTTGATGATCCTCAGATCATCGAAGGGCAGGCTACCCTGGCCATGGAAATCCTCGAGCAGTCCGACACGAAAATAGACTACCTTTTTGCGCCGGTTGGCGGCGGAGGCCTGATTTCAGGAATTGTCAGTGTATTTTCGCTGCTGTCTCCCCATACCAAAATTATCGCGGTGGAGCCTAAGGGTGCCGCCTCGATGAAAGCGGCTCTTGAAGCAGGTGAAAATATAGAGTTGCCATCCATTGATAAATTTGTGGACGGTGCCGCGGTTCAGAAAGTCGGGAACCTGCCTTTTCATATCTGTAAAGATTACCTCAGCGGCTGCATCACAGTAGACGAAGGAAAAGTCTGCGATACCATCCTGGAAATGTACAATAAAGATGCGG is part of the Chryseobacterium camelliae genome and encodes:
- the ilvA gene encoding threonine ammonia-lyase IlvA — encoded protein: MKTKENQHRLTIDAINKAKENIAGVVVTTPLQENFRLSRNLKAKILLKREDLQPVRSYKLRGAYHKIKTLFDQGKTDGGVVCASAGNHAQGVALACYELKISGVIFMPVTTPKQKLEQVKMFGGEYVSLQLTGDTFDESKQAAIEYSRQNDTMFIHPFDDPQIIEGQATLAMEILEQSDTKIDYLFAPVGGGGLISGIVSVFSLLSPHTKIIAVEPKGAASMKAALEAGENIELPSIDKFVDGAAVQKVGNLPFHICKDYLSGCITVDEGKVCDTILEMYNKDAVVLEPAGALSLSALEQYAAELEGKTAVCIISGSNNDITRMEEIKERAMLYKGIKHYFLVKFPQRPGSLKEFVLNVLGADDDIAFFEYTKRNSRETALATVGIELARSSDFEGLKQRMQDRGYFEAYLNRSPQVLNLLI